In one window of Thermodesulfobacteriota bacterium DNA:
- the kdsB gene encoding 3-deoxy-manno-octulosonate cytidylyltransferase: MRVVAIIPSRYESTRFPGKPLAPIAGVPLIKRVYDRVRLASCVTDIAVATDDERIFDAVAEFGGNCVLTPTECRTGSDRADEAARLLELAPDDIVVNVQGDQPLIAPETIEEAVAPLLSPVDFGISTPVVAVSDEAEIRSIKNVKAVIDRGGFAIYFSRSPIPLVRDPGTPCTFYKHLGVYAFSRRFLGVYASLPSGVLEEIEKLEQLRALEYGYKIRVVVTRQDSPSVDLPEDIGHIEALLASR, encoded by the coding sequence ATGAGAGTCGTGGCCATCATCCCCTCGCGGTACGAATCCACCCGTTTCCCCGGCAAGCCCCTGGCGCCCATCGCCGGCGTCCCCCTGATCAAACGCGTGTATGACCGCGTCCGCCTGGCCTCCTGCGTCACGGACATCGCCGTGGCCACGGACGACGAGCGCATTTTCGACGCGGTGGCGGAATTCGGCGGCAACTGCGTGCTGACCCCGACCGAATGCCGCACGGGCTCGGACCGGGCCGACGAAGCGGCCCGGCTGCTGGAACTGGCCCCCGACGACATCGTCGTCAATGTCCAGGGCGACCAGCCCCTGATCGCGCCGGAAACCATAGAGGAGGCCGTCGCCCCCCTGCTGTCGCCTGTTGATTTCGGCATATCCACCCCGGTGGTCGCCGTCAGCGACGAAGCGGAAATCCGCAGCATCAAGAACGTCAAGGCCGTTATCGACCGGGGCGGCTTCGCCATCTATTTTTCCCGATCGCCCATTCCCCTGGTCCGTGACCCGGGCACGCCCTGCACGTTTTACAAACACCTGGGGGTCTACGCCTTTTCCCGGAGATTCCTGGGAGTTTACGCCAGCCTGCCTTCGGGGGTGCTGGAGGAAATAGAAAAACTGGAACAGCTGCGGGCCCTGGAATACGGCTACAAGATCCGGGTGGTCGTCACCCGTCAGGACTCCCCGTCCGTGGATCTGCCTGAGGATATAGGCCACATCGAAGCGCTGCTGGCGTCCCGGTAG
- the larB gene encoding nickel pincer cofactor biosynthesis protein LarB, with product MNAEQLKQILAAVAGGGKTVDEAADELTHFSFEAMGYAHVDHHRSLRHGFPEVIFGIGKTPAQIIGIMERLMERSGVVLVTRVAPEAARQALERFPEAVFHEDAGMIVCRKEPPAIVGRGTIVVVSAGTSDIPVAREAALTAEAMGNRVETLFDVGVAGIHRLFAHRELITRASVLVVAAGMEGALPSVVAGMTGRPVIAVPTSVGYGASFKGLTALLGMLNSCSSNVAVVNIDNGFGGGYMAACINRT from the coding sequence ATGAACGCTGAACAGTTAAAACAAATCCTGGCGGCGGTGGCCGGCGGGGGAAAAACCGTGGACGAGGCGGCCGACGAGCTGACGCACTTTTCTTTTGAGGCCATGGGGTATGCCCACGTGGACCATCACCGCAGCCTGCGTCACGGGTTCCCGGAGGTCATTTTCGGCATCGGCAAGACACCGGCCCAGATCATCGGCATCATGGAACGGCTGATGGAAAGAAGCGGGGTGGTGCTGGTCACCCGGGTGGCGCCGGAAGCGGCCCGGCAGGCGCTGGAGCGGTTCCCCGAGGCGGTCTTCCACGAGGACGCCGGCATGATCGTCTGCCGAAAGGAGCCGCCCGCTATCGTCGGCCGGGGCACCATCGTGGTGGTGTCGGCCGGCACCTCGGATATCCCCGTGGCCCGGGAAGCGGCCCTGACCGCCGAAGCCATGGGCAACCGGGTGGAGACCCTGTTCGACGTGGGCGTGGCCGGGATTCACCGCCTGTTCGCCCACCGGGAGCTGATCACCCGGGCATCGGTCCTGGTGGTGGCGGCCGGCATGGAGGGTGCTCTGCCCTCGGTGGTGGCCGGCATGACCGGCCGGCCGGTCATCGCCGTGCCCACCAGCGTCGGTTACGGCGCCAGCTTCAAGGGGCTGACCGCCCTGCTGGGCATGCTCAACTCGTGCAGCTCCAACGTGGCGGTGGTCAACATCGACAACGGGTTCGGGGGGGGCTATATGGCGGCCTGTATCAATCGGACGTGA